The following are from one region of the Corylus avellana chromosome ca1, CavTom2PMs-1.0 genome:
- the LOC132173513 gene encoding UPF0496 protein 4-like codes for MVLLVERISKLYSKLENHHHHHHADHRQPEALSASLQAFQSNVSSCINQLRSNPKPGSEILSLTWVRLCFGLIPVINKAFAKLVVDIDYPISKWEEASVEEYLNYSFTLLEFFNSISSSLAYHGQARLSLAHALSLVEDSPSSAIERLKSVEPRSVSKELKEGEGNKERICSGEEGVMHEALTVMRSIGFWVCGIVLSCLCSDSKPYLEMRKSVGGLENSSFVELDSSICEIVMQKGGVLKEVEELNDAVSCLVAALVSGKYSEAAHEMQGKLEVYEKLVDGLKKEVDHLFSEVLAARNKLVDCLRHQKE; via the coding sequence ATGGTTCTTTTGGTAGAAAGAATTAGCAAGCTCTACTCCAAGCTGGagaatcaccaccaccaccaccacgcGGATCACCGCCAACCCGAAGCCTTATCGGCTTCTCTGCAGGCTTTTCAATCCAATGTCTCCAGTTGCATAAACCAGCTGCGGTCGAATCCGAAACCCGGATCAGAAATCCTGTCTTTGACATGGGTTCGACTGTGTTTCGGCCTCATACCGGTCATCAACAAAGCTTTTGCAAAGCTGGTTGTGGATATTGACTACCCCATTAGTAAATGGGAAGAAGCTTCTGTGGAAGAGTATCTAAACTACAGCTTCACTTTGCTGGAGTTTTTCAACTCTATTAGCTCCTCTCTTGCATACCATGGACAAGCCAGGCTTTCTCTTGCTCATGCTTTGAGCCTTGTGGAGGATTCGCCTTCTTCGGCTATAGAGCGTCTAAAATCAGTGGAGCCAAGAAGTGTCAGCAAGGAATTAAAGGAAGGTGAAGGTAATAAAGAAAGGATTTGCTCTGGAGAGGAAGGGGTTATGCATGAAGCTTTAACAGTCATGAGGAGTATTGGATTCTGGGTGTGTGGGATTGTGTTGTCTTGTTTATGCAGTGACAGTAAGCCATACTTGGAGATGAGAAAATCTGTTGGTGGGTtggaaaattcttcttttgttgAATTGGATTCCAGCATATGTGAGATTGTTATGCAGAAAGGAGGTGTTCTGAAGGAGGTAGAAGAGCTGAATGATGCAGTTTCTTGCTTGGTTGCTGCCTTGGTCAGCGGGAAATATAGCGAAGCAGCCCATGAAATGCAAGGAAAATTGGAGGTCTATGAGAAACTAGTGGACGGTTTGAAGAAGGAGGTTGATCATCTCTTCTCTGAGGTTTTGGCTGCCAGAAATAAATTGGTTGATTGCCTTCGACACCAGAAGGAATAG
- the LOC132167202 gene encoding serine carboxypeptidase-like 40: protein MEKSKQPFCWVLLAFFILSCLVAQTHGRMKEQGLHHFYKSTLKPDSGFDSSLFQATDDLVNQTNILPQEGLKERDLIKALPGQPPVKFSQYGGYVTVNKAAGRALYYYFVEADQPSKETLPLLLWLNGGPGCSSLAYGAMQELGPFRVKSDGKTLFKNKYSWNYAANVLFLESPAGVGFSYSNTTSDYSKMGDKITAADNYVFLVNWLERFPEYKNRPFYISGESYAGHYVPQLAHTILYHNKKANRTIINLKGIIIGNAVINDETDERGMYDYFATHALVPDRVVSQIQKYCDFSPNAGNQSRVCSAALEAVGPNIGSINIYNIYAPLCFSTNITALPKKASILNFDPCSDYYVYAYLNRPDVQEALHANVTKLTHDWEPCSDVLTTWLDSPSTIIPLLQEFLANGLRVWVFSGDTDGRVPVTSTKYSLNKIHLPVKTTWHPWFVKGEVGGYTEVYKGDITFATVRDAGHQVPSFQPARGLSLINHFLGGTPLPNTKRSN from the exons ATGGAAAAAAGTAAGCAGCCTTTTTGTTGGGTTCTTTTAGCCTTTTTCATTCTCTCATGCCTTGTGGCTCAAACTCATGGGAGGATGAAAGAACAAGGCTTACACCATTTCTACAAGTCCACTTTGAAGCCGGATTCCGGCTTCGACTCAAGCCTTTTCCAGGCAACTGATGACCTTGTTAATCAAACCAATATTCTCCCTCAGGAGGgcttgaaagagagagatttgatTAAGGCATTGCCTGGACAACCTCCGGTGAAATTCTCTCAATACGGCGGTTATGTCACCGTGAATAAAGCGGCCGGTCGCGCGCTTTATTATTACTTTGTCGAAGCCGATCAACCGTCTAAGGAAACATTGCCTCTTCTTCTCTGGCTTAATGGAG GCCCAGGTTGTTCATCTCTTGCTTATGGAGCAATGCAAGAACTAGGACCATTTCGTGTGAAAAGTGATggcaaaacactttttaaaaacaaatattcttGGAATTATG cTGCGAATGTTCTGTTCCTTGAGTCACCTGCTGGGGTAGGATTTTCATACTCCAATACGACATCGGATTATAGTAAAATGGGAGATAAAATAACAGCAGCAGATAATTATGTGTTTTTGGTGAATTGGCTAGAGAGATTTCCTGAGTACAAAAACAGGCCTTTTTATATTTCTGGAGAAAGCTATGCTGGCCATTATGTTCCCCAGCTTGCTCATACCATTCTTTATCACAACAAGAAGGCTAATAGGACCATTATCAACCTCAAAGGGATCATt ATCGGAAATGCAGTAATCAACGATGAAACTGATGAACGCGGCATGTACGATTACTTTGCGACACACGCTCTCGTTCCGGACCGAGTCGTGtctcaaatacaaaaatactGCGATTTCTCGCCCAATGCCGGCAATCAGTCCCGTGTGTGCAGTGCAGCCCTTGAGGCAGTCGGCCCCAATATTGGCAGCATTAATATCTATAACATCTATGCTCCCCTCTGTTTTTCTACCAATATCACAGCCCTCCCCAAGAAAGCTTCT ATACTGAATTTTGATCCTTGTAGCGACTATTATGTGTATGCTTATTTGAACCGACCTGATGTTCAAGAAGCCCTTCATGCCAATGTTACAAAACTTACACATGACTGGGAGCCATGCAGTGATGTCCTAACGACGTGGTTAGATAGCCCATCAACCATCATTCCCCTTCTGCAGGAGTTCTTGGCCAATGGACTTagagtttgggtttttag TGGTGACACTGATGGAAGGGTTCCTGTTACTTCAACAAAGTACTCTCTAAACAAAATACACCTTCCTGTGAAGACTACTTGGCATCCTTGGTTCGTCAAGGGAGAG GTTGGTGGCTACACAGAAGTGTATAAGGGAGACATAACATTCGCAACAGTGAGAGATGCAGGACATCAAGTGCCCAGCTTCCAGCCCGCCAGAGGACTTTCTTTGATCAACCACTTCCTTGGAGGCACACCTCTTCCAAACACTAAAAGATCCAACTGA